The stretch of DNA ccagttgcatttAATCATGTATCATGATTAATATTAGACACTTGCTACAATGCTATATTCTATCACAGCTATATTGCAATAACCCACTAGTAATAACCCAATACTGTTAAGAAATATGAGATAACATATTATGCAAAATGTGCATGAATAGTTGCAGAATCTTGCATAAGATTATTGTACACAGAGAGGTATTTGgaaaatgtatagaaaaatagagaaatgtataaaaaaatataaatctcgaaaaaattggtaaaatttggcatgaaatattaaatattagacaaaaacagaaaattcccccGTCATGTGACgaggttctgagccactccagttatactcgtctCTTACTAATGGgtagagagtattatggtagaATGACACATTGTCttcattttctctagcaatAGTTTGCATGAAACATGATATTCCCAGCTCTTTTACTGTTGGTTTACGTTCTTTATGTATTGACGAGCAAATTACCAAACTGTCAAATTCGCTGTCTAAAGTTAATCTTCATTAAGTGAATAAGtcaaaattttctaaattgttaCAAATAAGAAAGTACTTAACACTACTACATGTATCTAGTTACAGCAGACACTATGAGCTGACATCACATCTTTAGAATGCTAAGAAAATCGATTGCGTATGAAAAGGATTATCAAATAGCATGGCATGCGTAATAGAAGTATCTTCACGGCTGTTGAATCTTTTGTGTGAAGCTTGCTGATTATACATAATGACCAGAGTGCATGCAACTTTCAACATTCAAAAACTACCTACTCAAAGTCCTTTGGGTGGAACATTATAATAAAACTAGCATTTTTGCTAAGTTGATGATttctttaatatttattttttaaaatgccTGAGCAGACTTGTTTCTACGCACACCATGAAAACTTTTAGTCAACGTTGATTATTTCTTTAGTAAACAGTCAATGTTTATACATCACTTTCAGAGTTTGTGTGAAAACGTGTACCTCCGAGGTACCTTTAACttactattaaaaataaacattcacatttagttttattgtatttgtattgttCAGTCAACACAGAGTTGAAGAAAAGTTGATCAATAAGTGATGTCATCATTTGTATGATAAACTACTCAAGTCAATAGATAAAATAAGACACTCGCAGATTGTCTCAACGTTGTAAAGCAGAGAATACAaacatcattttattatttcttgGAACTAACAAAGCTTGAGCTATTGAATACTCGTAgtaaacaaaacatattttctaaaaaagtattttatatgTCAATACAAAATATAGTAAAAGACTTGTTGATCTAATTTTATTACCTTTCGAATTACATTGGTTCCATTATAAGACTTGTCTCTACAAGACTACAAACCTTAGTCAATTTAATAAACACTATGGCTCAtcctttataaatatatttttgttgtttcagcATTTTTAGCTTAAAACTATTATTGCCAGCTATCATCTTTGGTACACTAGTCTGTGCCTATGCTCTCACCCCAATTTCCTAGTCTTTAACTTGAAGGAGATGATAAGCACCTCTGTTTATAATTAggattttatttagttttttacatatagtttattggtttaattttatttgcgcatgtattttttataatgatacATTTAAATACTTGAAACTTTATTGATTCTGTAATTTTGGAACCCAATTAAATAAGTGACATCATTTGGTTACAAAAACAATTGCTCcaattattttaacatataaaacaaatattgtagTAGATTAACCTAGAATGCCAAGGTTTGGCTGTTCACATTCTATCCTTGCAAGTATAAATTTGGTCACATAAAGCtgccaataaatatatataaaatgtaaatatataatcgTTATGAGACTCATATTTAACTCAGCAGCTTAAAGAGTTCCAGGATGTTTACACAATATGTAGTTGTGCCTGAATAAGGTTTTGCTTGAGTGATTCTACTCAGCGTTTTGTTTCTTTGTCTTGAATTGATTAACAAGTTCATTTGCCGGTCGAGTCCGCTCTGCCCTGATATCTAGATGTATCGCACCAATAATGAAGTCTTTGGAATGACCAACTACTAGgagaaataaaaacatctgCGCATTATGCGCTGAACCAAAGCACAAGCGTGCAGGTGTTTCAATGCTATGAGTGGGTTCAATGTTGCCCGCTGCTGACAAATTTGCACTCTGCCATTTCAGTGATTCGAAAATGCAGTATGTAGATTTTCCAAGGTTCGCGATGTATCGCAGCAAATGCCTTTGCACAAATTTAGCAAACGCATCGAAGGCGTTCAACTTTTACAGTTTGTATTATTCGGAGCGGAAAAAATCTGAGCCCAATCGCAACACAGCAGAAAGAATTGGAAACACAATGATTGATTAATCAGAATCAGTGAATAGTACTCAACTTAAGGTAGAGTGAGGCTAAAAGAAGTGTATTAAATTGCATATCACGTCAACCTTAATACAGTAGGAAAAGCCTTGTTTTAATATCTATATAAACTCTATTCTGCTTCTATATCTCTACTCTGCTTCTGCTAAACTACTTCTCTATATTGCTGCTGGAAACCAATTGATTTTTGAAGTGATATTTCTCTTAAAAGTTCCATTTAATACTCAACATGCCAACCAGCAGTTAGCAAACAGATTAGGAACATTGTTGTGTTTTTTCCGTTCAGTGTCGTAATACAAAACATCATGATAtattattaaacagaaaatgGAAGCTTGTCCATTCGCCCTGGTATATAtacttaagcctggtttccgtATATGTCGCAAAGCACCTGCGACAGCATCGCAGGCTactagcggtgaaatgggaacctacgcgctgGGTactgccggtagttgccggtggcatcgcaatagtttagcgttgttcaaatttagcaaaaggccgcaggcaaaacctttccgaaatgcactgtacaggtgaaggtcaccattatagaaatgacatggcgagcgaacattttatttgattccgcgattatgtttagcgatgcagctttatatgtgaacagatgccgctgagcctagcgtcgcaagcgttttgctgcgcaagttaccgccagagtcttgcaatcgatatgggaaccaggctttaggtgTTCAGTAGTCGACAAGGCTAAATGATCCTATAGGCCCGTTTAGAGGCTTAGCCTTCCAAAGCGGATCTGGCTGCCTCAGCCCAAATTCCTAAAACATAGTCGGGCACGCCAGAGACGCCTGCATATACAACAGGCATTATACTAGCCTTGGTATTTCTTGGTTTTGTCTAAATCTTCAATAGCTTGCTGCCAGTGATACCAAATTTAGTAGAACGCTTTTAGAGAGTGGCTGGTCCTTCAAGTAAAACAGTTTATTCGGTATTGATTGAGTTGAGGTGCATGTGTGAGggaattgacatacaagctcagttgTTGAATACGTCAAGCTCCTATATGAAGGTATTACTGTATTGGTTACTGATATACAATGCTTTATGTTTGTTGAAGATTTGGTACGAAGAAAAAGCTACTCGATGGCGAGAGCTTTTACCACCTTGGTACAATTTCTGGACAAATGGAACCCTTACTACTGGTGCGTTAGCGGGTGAAAATATCGAGGACCACAAAAAAAGTCTTGACGCTATCTTTCTTGATCATGTACTGTGCAATGACCTACCTCTCATTGTAGCATGGGATCCTGAAAATCAAAAGGTAAGTTTTTAGAAGTTAACTACTGGCTGGATTCTTGGAAGTGTTTCATCTTCTTTACACAATTTTCTCTAATTTTGTATAACTCTCCAATTACTAAAATATTAGAACATGCATTTTTGAAAGGATCTATATTGTTGTCTTGTATATAATAGTGATCTAACCACTATCAAATCTCAAATATTCTGGTCAATAATTATTTGGAATCTGTGGTCGGCTGgaatattgttttatttcagCTCTTTAACTCACAATGATATTCACTGACAACGCACCGAAGGTGAAAAGATAGTTTTAAGGCAGTTGTTAGCACTCTAGATATAAACTGTTCCAGCTTCAACTAATTTCAACAACTATTTACCATGTACATACTTTTGTTAATCTTGCACACTTAGTTTTATAATTGCCTCATGAAATAACTTATCGATGTCTTTTTTGCTGCAGGTAGCTGGTTTTCTTTTTTCAACTGTACGTACtgctgaaaaaaataaaacagctcccATCCATCCAGAAGACCATAAAAAGGCTTACCTAAAAGACATACGAAACTTCAACAAGCATTTCTCTGACAAAACTCTTGTGGCAAAATTGGAAGCAATGGACTACTTTCTAAACCAGCTTAGTAGAAAGGGTGATGCCTGCCAAATATATGGGTAAACAGTTTTCACTTTTTTAGGAGGTTTtaacttgttttaaaaataatcacgaATGTGTCTACTTAAAATTCAGCAGACTACGCTTTAACAtccaatgtatatatacattggatgttatacatatacagtatatacatatatatactgtatatatatgtatacatgtgtatatatatgtatatatatatatatatatatatatatatatatatatatatatatactagcggtactacccggtgttgcccggatGATAAAACactttttggacagaaaacttacttgtatttaacataaagcaacatttgccattctaactttcaaactgcatatcatgagaaaatagtttcgtgtatttgaaataaattaagagaaaaaatgaaaacatatataacaacatttgtcattctaacattcaaactacataggtaacatgaaaaaacatgataggtaacctatcatgagaaaagtgttttgtgtagttgaaataatttaagagaaaataaaaacaactgtaaaggttttaaaactttgtcaaacaactgtaactttcaagcttcatattatgagaaaaaatttttgtgcaggtaaaaaaacaaaacaaacaataaaagagtttaaatgtaaatgtgaaataattagcaagtaatagctaaattaagtctgttttggtacgattacaataaaagatgattcggtaataatacagttaatacaaactgaaccaaacaaaatataaaactctggaatatgttaaattaataataatgattcttgcatagaagtgtgtgtgcgtgcatgcgtgtatgtataaaaagattactgttccaccagagactatccatcaaaactttgaaatgtgtacaaatataaaaatgagacATTGTACTGTGTTTGTCTGACCATACGGatagagaatgtagaggctcttCCTAtagagataatacaattgttcttgtgaaaataattggccttgaccgtgatatagcaattaaaccttacaaaaaacagaaaataaaagttaaaaaaacatgcaaaagcatcgtatttcatagagttaatagaattcatacaGTTTCCAATAATACGACATTTAGagtgtgcatacgctatacggtatatgataatttCTTTGATCAATATGCCTTGCATAGCTCAGCGGTAGATTGCATGGAAAAAAAACTTGCAGTCGCAGTCTCCATGAGTTAAAATCTATCAGATTGCGGAATTTTAAAAcgtagattttaatagctataactggacataccgaaggacagacagatgacagacaacaaaatttgagaaatatatatatatatatttgtatatgtatatatatatatatctgtatataaaacagttgattaaaaaaatatatagatatatatagatactagcTGTGTTTTttggtgttgcccgggtattaataatcagcttataagcaatgagaagtaatgagagttgcctgccacttgctattagcctggcacattgcaaaTGAAAAATCTTAttaagcttactaatgagagctattGGTCTCATGCTACGCTATCACCATGCGTAGTACGCAAAACCGTTGGGAACTTGCTCCCagatagcgacatatatcggctAGCGTTTaaatcaatctctgtggcctaattgGTACGGCATCGGACAGGCAAATGGGAAAGGTCCAAGATCAAGTCTTCTTCGATAcgaattctttattccaagattctaACTATAGCTGAACATACCGAAAACA from Watersipora subatra chromosome 2, tzWatSuba1.1, whole genome shotgun sequence encodes:
- the LOC137387853 gene encoding arylalkylamine N-acetyltransferase-like 2 isoform X1, with translation MGEIEIQIWYEEKATRWRELLPPWYNFWTNGTLTTGALAGENIEDHKKSLDAIFLDHVLCNDLPLIVAWDPENQKVAGFLFSTVRTAEKNKTAPIHPEDHKKAYLKDIRNFNKHFSDKTLVAKLEAMDYFLNQLSRKGDACQIYGVDRVWVISLLSILPEYTRRGLACRLTQQVLHEAKEKGFPVIIAEVTNYYTEKVFVQKFDFDKVLELPFSEYSNYSQVPERIKKTNINAVLVAKRI
- the LOC137387853 gene encoding arylalkylamine N-acetyltransferase-like 2 isoform X2, yielding MSDINIQIWYEEKATRWRELLPPWYNFWTNGTLTTGALAGENIEDHKKSLDAIFLDHVLCNDLPLIVAWDPENQKVAGFLFSTVRTAEKNKTAPIHPEDHKKAYLKDIRNFNKHFSDKTLVAKLEAMDYFLNQLSRKGDACQIYGVDRVWVISLLSILPEYTRRGLACRLTQQVLHEAKEKGFPVIIAEVTNYYTEKVFVQKFDFDKVLELPFSEYSNYSQVPERIKKTNINAVLVAKRI